The nucleotide window tcctccccctcccactcgACAGCGAATGAGTTCAGATCCCCAGATGTGGGGCGGCGGGGGCCTGCCCTCTAACTGCTGCCCTCCTCAGATAAAGTGCCGTTGTAGGAGTTGTGCAGCAGGGGGCTGAGCCGGCAGGCCGGACTGTCCGCGTACTCGCTCTCGGCCAGCTCGCCCTCGCGCTCGCAGATCACCGTCATGGGGCTGCTGAGGAGCCGGTTGCGGGCGTTGTACTTGCTGCTGGCGGCGGAGGGCGGCGTGCGCGAGCGTCCGTACCTCATCCCGCCGAAGGACATGGGCGAGGAGGGGGACGAGGGCGCGGAGAGGGCGAGGCCCTCGCCGCGGTGCCACTCCTCCGCTGCCCTTTTGCCGCGGCCCGGCGAGCCGCAGGGGCTGAGCGGGCTGGTGGGCGAGGAGGGCGGGTCCAGCGAGGACTCGGAGCGCGTGCGCTGGAAGCGCGGGTCGGTGGAGCGCAGCATCTCGGCGGCGGACATGCGGAAGCTGGTCTCGGAGCGGCTGCCCTTCTTCAGGAGCAGGGCCTTGAACGTGTCGCTGCTGGTGGCCGACTTGCGCAGGTTCCTCTGGATGGAGCCCGacgggcgggggagggaggcggCCAGGCTGGGGGAGGTCATCCCCGTGGGGGTGACGGGGGGAGACGGGGTGTGGCCCTGGGACTTGTCGTCCTCTGACGACTCCTTACGACCCAAAACCTTCCTTTTGGAcctgcagatggagagagagagcaggttatCATGGTGCTAGAGGAGACAATTAAGGAGAGTTATCAGAGCAGGATTAGTTATGCTGACGTAAGAGAGCTGACGGGGAGAGAAATGATGAAAGAGTCTTGTAgaaggcagggcaggagagagggtagagcgAGGCTTGCATAATTGCAATCATTCATGGTTGCAATTATTCTCTCATTGACCAAATGCTTGGCTGCTCCACATTCTTGGAGCCTTGTAACAGTTAAAGAGTCAACACCAGCCTTGGCTCAGCCCATTGATTTcgtattttattttgaaatgtcaAACGTGGCATTCGAACCGTGTCCCAATTTTGCCAAGTGTcaacaatgccccccccccccccccccaacaatcCCAGAGTGCAACACCGGCAAAAGCCACACAGAAGCAGGGAAAACAGTTGACGGAATGAGTGATGGGCTATAGTGGGGAAGTGCTTTTTTATCTTTAATATAACGGCAATAACTTTACCGAAACGGCTGACGTTGCAGCTCTGAAGAAGCCCTTTGAGGTGGGCACAATGGAATTAATCAACAGCACAAACTGGGAAAAGTGCCCAAAGCCTTTTTAATCACCAGACACTTCAGCATCCTCAACAGCAGGGGGAGCTATCGAAACCTGCCTTGTAATGAACACATACAAGCCAGTTTGAGGTCTGCTTAGCCATCCCTGTAGTAAGCATTGTGCTTAAACCGGGACTAGCAGGAGGCATGGGATTAGCGCAGGGGGGGAAAACAGCATCATTAATCGAGTCCAGTGGTTGTGCTGCTGGATTAGGACGTTAATCTGAAGCCAGCTTCGCCACAGGGCTGGCTAATCACAGTGCCGGGCTACTTGCCCACTCCGCACCGCTCCAACCGGGGGGGGCTCTCGCCCTGCGGACCCCTGCTaccagggaggaagaggaacaggacgaggaggaagaggagcgaaggggagagggggggggggatagacatGATAAAAGGGATTTgttgggaaaggagagggagggtgaaggaggtggggtgggggggaagaccAAGTATTTAATCCCCGATCAGATACAGAATTAAGAGGTTTAAATCCATTCTCTTCAAACAgaggacacagacaccacaataccccggaaggagaggggatgaaGATGGAAGTCCCGGACTGACAGGGGTGACAAGGGGCCACAGCTACAGGAGCAGCTTCATCTTCAGTGGACACAAAACAAAACGTGTGTGATACAGTAGGACATAATAGTGGAAACGGCCAGTGGAAAGCCTGCATCCGGAAACCTAAATCCGACCTTGACACGGGCGTAGTGCCACAGTCCCCCGAGATCTCCTGCAGCACATCAGCCCCCAGGTTAGAGAGGCAGCGGATTACGCAACGCCTCCCTGCCTCACACCTGACTATGCTGGCATATGGAGGAAGCAGCAGAGACACATCTGAGTGGCATGACTGATGCTGCCCAAGCCTCTGAAGTCCACACAAACAACCCCAGACATGtactcctggggggggggggggggacttttcacagaaagagagagggtaaagggaaagagggatgacGAAAGAGAAGATGTAGATCCAGTGTGCTCgcaagaaaaaacaaacaagtctGCCATCTAGGTTTTCAGGGCTGCATTGATTTTGTTTTGTCCAAATCCTTCAAGCCAGCTCAACTCCCGCTGGGATTGGGAAAACAATTCATTCAGGTTTTAATCATGCTATcgtcctccatttctctctctctctctctctctgtttgcatTTGTGCGtgatggagagagtggagagagagaactacagagagagagtgagaggataaGAAGACAAACTGTTGGATTTACCTCCTCTTAGAAGCAGCAGCTGGTGATCAGGCCGTGTCTATCTACTCTCCTGCATCCTCTCCAGTCTACtatcctgtcttctctcttgtCTACTGTCCAGTCTACtatcctgtcttctctctaGTCTACTGTCCAGTCTActctcctgttttctctctAGTCTAATATCCAGTCTAGTCCAGTCTACtatcctgtcttctctctagtctcctctcctgtctcctttccAGCCCTTTGTTTCTCAGGACAAACCCAGCTTGAGTGAGGACTAACTACTGTGTATGTTTGCTATATTACATGGAGgagcctagacacacacacatacagacacacacacacacaaagccagaaGAAATCAAATCCCCTGGAATGAAATCCTGTGACGCTCTGGAAAACTCCACGGCACGTGACCTGgatgagcccacacacacacacaaacacacacagaggcggGTAGCGTGAGTGATATATGTGTGTTCCTTTTGAACATGTACATCATGTATGAGACCGTAGAGAGTATGGGCGGACTGGAACAGAgtgtacaggagagagagagagatatagagatgtaagagagaaagaaagagcaaaagagagcgcaaaagagagagagagcgaaggtcAGGGAGAtataagagatagagagacccaCACTTtgaagtgaaagagagactAAGATAGAAAAGAGAACACGTTCTCCGTCAGCCTCTAACCTAGATGAGGACCAGGGGGTGTCGACCGCATGAATAATGAATGAAGCAACAGCCTTTTCACCCACTAAGATACGCTACGGCTCCTACGCTACGGCTCCTAAGCTAGCGGGCGCTTCAACCAGGCTCCCACCAGGGACAAAACCAGCGGCGCGCAGCTTCTCCCTGTTGGCGCCTCATCCTCCCAGCCAGTCCCCAGCCGCCGCTGGTCCCGGGATGACGGACACGTAACAGGGAAAGCTACTCTGCCGGCGGAGCACTCAGAGTCGCCAGAGAGCAGCCGCGTGACGGATGGGTGTGCTACGAGACGGGACAGCCCCGGCTAAAGTTATgactgggagatggaggggaggaggaggagggcgggaggcacggggtgggggaggagtgaCGGGCCGAGGAGAGCGGTAAGACGAAGAGAAGGAGCTGTGTGGGTGTTAAGGGCGGCGGTGTTGTCGTTTTAGGATGAGAGATTGTTcgagacagagactgagagagatgggagacagCGAGACTGACACTAGTGAATGATAAACAGGATACTGTTGAGGAGGGtggagtgaagaggagagagatggagaggctgACAGGGTGAAGAGGGGATGaataaagagatagagaggtgcCTCTGTACCTGTGGATGGCTGCGAAGAGGTCCTCAGTGGTGCGTGGGCGTGCGGGGGTCACCATGTCCCCCGGGCGGACCCCGTTCGTGGTGGGGGCCAGTGGAGAGTCAGCCGTTCTGGGGTCAAACACTTCACCTGAGATAGAAGGAGGACGTGTTAAAACGGGTAAATCTACAAAacagtgcgcacacacacagacaagtgaATTAAGACGTGCATACACATCGCTCCATTATCTCACCCGGAAAAGAAATGCACAGATGTCCACACGCgtgtcctccacacacacacacaaacagacgcacacagacTGACAGCAACAGTGGaacaagcaacacacacacacaaacacagagatcaCACACAAAGTGGCGGTCAGTTATCCAGCGGCAGCAGCCTATGAGATGGAAGGATGTTTGGAAGTGGCGCTGGTCTGTTCTCcttacattctctctctcttttataaatccatctctcctttagttcagcgtctctcctcctcctccctcgctcatGTCAGCACTCCGAGTGCCTGAGCCGCTGCAGGCGATCTCACGTtacgctccccccctccctctttgcctccctccctcccaccatctcttctcccctcccctatgaGACAgtgggcccctccccctcttccctcccccccccccccgtcccctgaACAGGCCTCCCCCGGGACTGCTGCCCCCTCCCTTacctcagagagggagggagagagggagggagagaagtaaGGAGGGCACGACAGTGAGAAAcagcgagggagagaacagtagcagaggagggtgagagcgaGTGATAGATGAAGAGCAAAGTGGAGGAAAAAAATAGATCCTTGGAAATCAGGATGAattggatggagggaggcaaaCAGATGGAGAAACAGAAGCCGGGATAAGGTAAaataaaggagggagagaaagagagaagtgaagagagagaatgagagagaaaagcgGGACAGTGAGAAAGGTGGGGAACGATGAGAGTGcttgggagggagaggatggacagCTGTATagtaagtgagtgagagagcgagagcgagagagagagggacagggaggtagagagaggataaATCCAAGCGGCTGCCGCAGTGGTGTCCCTCACTAAGCCCTTccacccagaggaggaggaggaggccggggTGAGCTCCAGGGTCCCTCAATGACACTCTACAGTCAACCACAGGCTAACGCTTCATTAGCAGTGGGTGTGAGAAGTTTATAGGCCTAGTGATTAGCATGCTAAAGACTAGGCTACGCTAAGCTTCACAAACTCAACAGAAAAcgtcctccatctctacacgcTGGATGCCTTGCACCTAAGGCCAAATCGAAATGAGATCTAATGGCCGGCACAACAACCGTCCGTTTGAAGAGAATAGACATGCTTGTTGTCTACCCCTCAGGCATTTCTTTCTGAAGGAAAAGCCGTACATTTGAGATCATATCAGACTCTGCAATTTGCAGCGCGTCTCTAAACCTTTTTCCGCCTCTCAAGAGTCTAAAAAAAGGCTTTCAGATCCCAATACAGACGGCTCTCTAGGGTAGGATCAAggaaatggggagggggggggctgcccCCAATAACTGCCCCTTTGTACAAGCCGAAGGACGGATTTAAAGAAAGGCCGAGATGAAGGAGGTAGCTGAAGAGTGGGGTTCAACCCCAGCGATGGCTCTGAGCGTTAAAGCACAGCTCTCGTCTGAACCACTGTGACAAATACCCCCGCAACCCACATACCGAGCTAGCTCAGCGTCCACACACCGAGCTAGCTCAGTGTCCACGCAGCCAACAGCCAAACAGCCCTCGCCGTCGGccatggaggatgaggagggttcTAAACTAGAACTTCAGAGGATGTGACACGTGTGGCATTCCACGAACGTTGATTTAAAATGTGTGATTGTCGCGTATTTAACATCAGGAGACGACAGTCTTATTAACAATTTTCTAAAAATGAGTTCTAAACATAAGAGCTGACACTTACCGTTGTCATCATCCCTGGAGCTGACCGACCCTGTGGTGCTGCTGGCGcagtcctcgtcctcgtcctcctcccctccggcATTTGCGTCGTCTCCTTGCCCCTGGTCGGAGCTCGTCTCCTGGGGAAGGAAGTCCTGGGACTGGGTCTCTTCCTGCGGCTCTGTAGGCTCACTGTTATCTGTCAGAGCCTCTGAACTTCCGGAGGCTTGATCCTCCTCCTTGTcattgtcttcctcctcctcctcctccaactcctcctcctcctcctcctcctccaccctttcccctgcctcacttccctttgtttcttcctctttttgtctctctccagcATCTACCTGGTCCCCTGTTATGGGAGAAGGGGTGCGGGTCCCCTCCAGAAGGCTTCctgtgctgggggtgggaaggggacTCTCCTCAGGAACAGGCTTGGGAGCCAGTAGGGGGCCAAGCAGGGAGAATTTGGGTTTCTTGGAGATGGTGGGGGGCTTCTGTTTTGGAGTGGAGCTTTTGGGGGTCTCCGGAGGGCTCTGGAAACGGGACTGCTGGCTGTCCTGGTCGTCGGTTGTGCCATTTGAGAGGCAGTGACTGGGCTCCTGGTGTTTACCATTGAGGGTAGCGTCCTCTGGCTGCACCTCGGTGTTACTGCGGTTCAGGGACAGCTCCTCAAAGAGCTTTGTGACAGGAGACGCGGACGGCGACTTGTGGGTGTTTTCTTCGGGAGAAGAACAGTtgagcagggggaggacagagggcagTTGTGGTCTCCTACACTTCTCTGGAGTCGAGGGCTTCTGGGTCCAGATgttctcccctcctgccctctcagCGCTGGGCTGATCTGGGCTGCTGACCAGCTGCTCTGGCTTCCTGACTGAGCGCAGCTGGACACTCTGAAGGGCGAAGGGGGTGACCAGCGGCTTGGAGAGCTTGCCGGCCTCCTTGACGGGGCTGGTGGCGCCGGCGGTGCTGGCCGGTCTGGCAGGTCTGAGAGCATCCTTCGCTGCTTTCAGGCTGAAGGGGGTGGCGGTGGGTGCAGCCGGAGCTGgggccgggggaggagggggagggggaggagggcagggggccaGGGAGGCGAAGGGAGGCGGGGGCTGGTTGGGGGGACAGCCGTTGAAGGAGATACTCGGGCGCATGAGGGcctctggggggggagggggagggaagtctGGAGACGTGGAGTAGGGAGGGGGGCTCATCGGGGTGCCTTCGGGGGTCATGGGCAGCGGAGGcgcggggggcagagggggggagcCGGGGCTACagtaaggggggagagggggggggaaagacgGGGGCGGGGAGATGGGGGTCTGGGGTGCGGAGGAGAGTGGCAGgggcggagggggcgggggggctgggCCGGAGTTTTTGAGAGAGTCGGAGGcgttggaggagagggaggtggaggacgaggagatggacacggaggagaggagcgaggactTGCGCTCAGGCACTTTGGGCTTGGGCCGCCCCCCGGACGGGGACGTGGACCTCATGAAGGAGGGCACGGGCGTGCCTGCTGTGGGGGTGTTGGACTGGCTGGAGTAGCCGCTGGATGGCGAGGTCAGCCGGTGAACCCGGTCCGGGGACGAAGTGGTGGTTTTGGGCTTGACCgccactcctccctcctggcCTGGAGCTGCTGAGCCCTGGctgctgctgtggttgtggACACCCACGCCTCCGTTCTGAAGAGCCCCTGGGTGGGCGCTGTTTGCCGCCGCGGTCGCGTGCCTGGAGGGGGAGTGCGGCCCCTGCTCTCCGTGGTTACGGGGGTAGTCCATGTAGTACATCCAGGACTCTGCGTAGTCGGAGCGCAGGCTGCTTGTGTCGCTGTGGGCTGGCGTCACGTGGCAGAGGGAGTAGACGTTAGCCACCGCGGCCCCGTTAGCGTTAGCCGCTAGCGAGGCTGCCGAGCTGGCGACGCTCACGCTGCTCTGACTCCGCGGGCGGAGGACCCAGGGGTCGTCGTAGTCACTGCAGGGGCTGTGCGAGGGGGACGCTCCCTTGCCCTTCCCCCCCCGGAGCCCCATCTGGAGGCTCTGCTGCAGGCTAGCGATTAGCGTCTCGTTCAGCACCGCGCTGTTCGTTCCCGCGCCAACTCCGCTAATGGCGCTGACGCTGCCCAGTGGCTTCTTGCCGCCTGGCTTGCGTCTGAGGGAGTCGGTGCGGGCCGGGGGCAGCGGCGGCTTCTTGGCCTTGCGCAGGGAGATGCTGCGAGAGAGCGAGCGGTCACTGTACAGACTGCCTCCGTCGTCCTGGTGGGCTAGCTCGCGGCACTCGTACATGCTGTGCCTGCTAGCCCGGCCGCCGGCGAGCCCGTGACCCTGGCCGCTGCCGTGGTTCCGCGAGCGCAGGCCGGAGTCCAGGTGCATGGAGGTGTAGTAGCCATCGTTGTCCTGGGAGTAGAGGGAGCTGGagtcggtggtggtggtggtacgAGACGAGCGCTCCAAGCTACTGTACAGGTGGTTGATGGGGGTGGAGCAGCTGGAGGTCAGAGGGCGGCGAGGCGTGACCACGTTCTCGGGCGTGTCGTAGATCCACTGGTCGTCGGCCGAGGGCGGGGGCGTGGCCGCAACGGTGCTGGCGCTGTGCATGCTGCTGTCGGAGCGTCCTGATTCGCTGGGGGTGGCGGGGGCGAGGACTGGGCAGGTGGTGCTGTGGGTGGAGGCCAGAGAGTCAGCGTTGGAGGCCAGGCTGAGAGGCCTGGGGCCGGGGGACTGGGTGGGCTGGCCGGGGGAGTGGCGGAGGGTGATGACCTCGGCTGAGCAGGACATGGTGGCATTGGGGATAACGGAGGTGGAGTAGGCGGCGTGGGGGGACACCATGCAGGCTggaccccctccccactcccctgtCTGGGACCCCCTTACCTCCTGGGACCGTGGCCGGGGAAGAGTGCCTGTCCTGGGGGCATTCCTCAGATGGACCACGGTGTCGTCCACCTGGAGCTTGCCAATCTGCCTCTGGGGTGCAGTGTGGACCTCCGGCCTGATGGGAGTGCTACTGTAGATGGGGTCGGCGCTTAAAGAGACCCTGGCGCCTGGGCGGGGGAGGCTGTGAAACCTCTGGGCATCTCCGTTCAGATGGGGGGGCAGGACCAGCACCCCCGAGATGTCCCCGCTGGAGATAGACATATTTCCTGTCGAAGAGGAAGTGGAAATCCCGGCCATCTGGGCGGCGATGCCCTGTCCTCTCTGAGCGCGGATCCTCCGCATGGACGGAGGGACGATCTTCACCTCCTCGGTCTGGCAGCCCGACTCCCGGGTGTCGGAGCGGCGGAGCGAGGAGTTGACGCTCCCGACCCGTCCCAGCGTCGAGTACTGTCCCGGGATGAACATGGAATGCGGCCGGAGCTCGCCGCCTCTCCCTTTCGCCGCTGTGGAAGAACAgaagaacggagagagagagagagtgagagagaaggttaACCAGACGAAGAACCAAGCTACCCTctatctgttcctctctcctcccatcctctctctctctctctctctctctctctctctctctctctctctctctctctctctctctctctctctgtgtctctctcctggcaGGCTGTCGATCAGATTAGTTGTGTCTATTGGGAGGCTAATtaatgtgatttgctgcggcCCCGTCTGACGCGTTAATAACCGCCGGTCGTCTTCATTAGGgagcagaaggagggaggaacagaggagagagagagagagagagagagagagagagagagagagagagagagagagacagagacagagacagagacagagagaaagaaagagagagcagactcCCACTATGCTTCCCTCCTAGTCTGGCTCTTGTTCCGTCTGATCGGAGGGGCGAACAATCCTCAGGGACCAGGACGGGCAGCTGGTAAGGCAACgagcatctgacacacacacacacatgtatgtatacacactcacacatctatATAATCTCCTGCAGTCCCACACATATACAatttctgccacacacacagacacacacacacatctactctcctgcagtcccacacacataagcctgcagacacacgcacacacacacacacccaaagacATGCAGCACATACCGTCgcatcaataaaaaaaaagtgaagaaTGTGTTGGAAAATAGGAGAGGATGGCTGATGCGTCTCCCATCTGTGCTGGCTTGCCTGTTGATGGCCAGACTCCCcccgaagacacacacacacactctcttcctcacacacaccccccccccccgcgctaaAAGGGAGAGTGACAGTGTTGCAGCTGTACGCAATAGATTAAGCTGCAGGTCTCGACTTCACAGGCTGCCTTGGTGCAAGCAGAGGAATTACCACAGAGCGGTAATCAAGACATTCAGCCAGCTCTGTCTTCAAAGCTCAGTCCCTATCGCCTTTACTCATCTCATCGTACAGAGAAATGACATTCTCCTGAACGCACATGactaccccccaaccccccaccccgtcATATGTAAATAAACTTTGCTGTGCCCGGGGAGACTTAACAGATTTAGTTTAGCTTAGCATCTGGCTAACGTCACAGCTATGTGACCTCATTTGCTCCAAGGTCAATGAGGTCGGGCTTGAGGGTCAGAGATTATACTGGGACCATGTGGGTAGGGTAGGGGGCTACCATAACAACAACTAACTATGACCAAGTAGGGTGGAGGCAGGAAGTATTCACACTCTGTATTCCTGAGTTTGGTGTTCAGTTTCACAAGATCTGTGAGGAGCTGATGCTGATGTTTGGGTTAgaacccccccgcacacacacagacactttctCTCTTCTACTAGTGCACTCCCATCTAGATCAGCATGGGTTCATTCCACAATCTCCAAAAGATGACAGCTTGCCAGAAGAATTTCAGGATTACATTTTCAGCACTGTTTAGTGATGGGGCGTGTGACACACATGCCAAGAACCTTAGACGCCCTaaatattaacacacacacaacagacgcATGGCCCAGGGAATATGAGTTCTGAAGTGGCTGAATGTACTTGGGTTTTTCTACCATGACAGACTGCAAAGTGCAGTACTAGATATAAATATAAGATATTCTGGAAGGAGATTCTAAAATGAGTGAAAGATGACCGTACAGAGTCTATAAAGAAGATGGCAGATGAAGGGATGCCTCCATTTCTTTGAGGAGGGGAAAAGAAAAGATTCTACCAAGACTCTACCAGAAGAGCAATCCCCTCAGCAGCTAGATGGAATGAGTGAGACTGTCTCTAACCAGGGGATGAGGACTGTGGTGGAGGCTGGATGACTACAGGTCTATGGGACAGCGAGCAGCTGGGAGTGGTTCCATACCTAGTTCCAGGTTGACGTTGTCGGGCACCCCTGAAATAGTCTTTCTGCGTTTGACCTTCTTGGGCCGGCGGGAGATCGTGTCAGTGTTAATAAGGGAGCGGCGGATGCTGGCCTGCCGGTCAAACGTTGCCCCTGGTGGCCGGGAGGGCGAGAGCAGGCAGGCGGAAAACACAGGCAACAACAATACCAGCCCGTTAGTGACTAATAAAAAAAGAGGCGCGTGCAAAAACATACAAGATGTCAGAAAGGGTTTGACATGCAAATCAAtccaaaagagaaacagaaggaacaaacaaaagacaaacttgacaaacacacacaaacatgcagggcactgcagatgggtacacacacacacgcacatgcatgcacatacacacacgtgacaACACCGAGGTTCTTAGCCTGCCCGGGGCCCTCACGGCATCTTAGGGAACTGCTCTTTCTAGAATATTCTTTGAAAAACCGTCGCAGTCAACACTTTGATGGCCTTGGATTTGACACACAGTGACCATGGGTTTATACACAGTACGTTCGTTTACAGTAATTAGAGTGCCGCGGACAAGAAGCATGCTCTGCTAATTGGTCTGACACATCCTTCAGTTCGTCTGTTTCATTAGAGTTTCCTCGTTAGTACACTCCATTACACCGTCACACTACACTGGGCCAGCCTCTACACAGCCTCTACACAGCCTCTACACAGCCTCTACACAGCCCCTCCAGGAGGCTTCTGTGCTGCTACTGGGAATATGTTGTCACTGAATCTCCAACAGGGCAGCCACGCTTGGGGCCAGACTTCTcactcagcgtgtgtgtgtgtgtgtgtgtatgtgcgtgtgttgcTGTGGTAGTGTCAGCCTCTGTCAAAGCGCTGGCAGTTTGACATGAAGTTATGTAGCTGCCTTGACCTTTGACTGCTCTGTCTAACACCGGGACGCACTGGGCATGctcagaacacacatacaccccctctGCTGTTCCTGTATACTagcacgcgcacaaacacacacacacacagtcgggaGCAAGGTCAGGTGGATAGAGAGGGACTgacgagagagaaggaaaatggagagagaacacacagagcgACAAaggggaagacagacagagagacagagaagctaGATCCTGTGTATCCCCAACTAGAGCAACCAGAGCGCTACAGCGTTCTCTACTGTGATCGGGTTTATGAGAGGGTAGGAACACCGAAACTGGTCGAGATCATCTTCAACCCAACAGGAGACGGCCATGCTGATTCCATGGCTGG belongs to Osmerus eperlanus chromosome 8, fOsmEpe2.1, whole genome shotgun sequence and includes:
- the nhsl1b gene encoding NHS-like protein 1 isoform X2 produces the protein MPFHQRTVEPRRVSRLPRRDGTPGEDVGYVVLDGRKLKKNVLFSSLDDVCCHTMINIIHQLSDLSRNASDIFLGIEMEAGMVFQRSCRIQQRLETLQNTVCKFDHKKIKIPVSNLDEESKWTVHYTAPWHQQENVFLPGSRPPCVEDLHRQAKVNLKTALRECDKLRKDGFRSSQYYSQGPTFAGPEPPHSALQDDEDDKKSTASSAEDDKSLLCMTPQTPLEGEGPEADGQVVWTKAPPLPTPEEKMRQVAQAVPTDIIPINVTAAKGRGGELRPHSMFIPGQYSTLGRVGSVNSSLRRSDTRESGCQTEEVKIVPPSMRRIRAQRGQGIAAQMAGISTSSSTGNMSISSGDISGVLVLPPHLNGDAQRFHSLPRPGARVSLSADPIYSSTPIRPEVHTAPQRQIGKLQVDDTVVHLRNAPRTGTLPRPRSQEVRGSQTGEWGGGPACMVSPHAAYSTSVIPNATMSCSAEVITLRHSPGQPTQSPGPRPLSLASNADSLASTHSTTCPVLAPATPSESGRSDSSMHSASTVAATPPPSADDQWIYDTPENVVTPRRPLTSSCSTPINHLYSSLERSSRTTTTTDSSSLYSQDNDGYYTSMHLDSGLRSRNHGSGQGHGLAGGRASRHSMYECRELAHQDDGGSLYSDRSLSRSISLRKAKKPPLPPARTDSLRRKPGGKKPLGSVSAISGVGAGTNSAVLNETLIASLQQSLQMGLRGGKGKGASPSHSPCSDYDDPWVLRPRSQSSVSVASSAASLAANANGAAVANVYSLCHVTPAHSDTSSLRSDYAESWMYYMDYPRNHGEQGPHSPSRHATAAANSAHPGALQNGGVGVHNHSSSQGSAAPGQEGGVAVKPKTTTSSPDRVHRLTSPSSGYSSQSNTPTAGTPVPSFMRSTSPSGGRPKPKVPERKSSLLSSVSISSSSTSLSSNASDSLKNSGPAPPPPPPLPLSSAPQTPISPPPSFPPPLPPYCSPGSPPLPPAPPLPMTPEGTPMSPPPYSTSPDFPPPPPPEALMRPSISFNGCPPNQPPPPFASLAPCPPPPPPPPPAPAPAAPTATPFSLKAAKDALRPARPASTAGATSPVKEAGKLSKPLVTPFALQSVQLRSVRKPEQLVSSPDQPSAERAGGENIWTQKPSTPEKCRRPQLPSVLPLLNCSSPEENTHKSPSASPVTKLFEELSLNRSNTEVQPEDATLNGKHQEPSHCLSNGTTDDQDSQQSRFQSPPETPKSSTPKQKPPTISKKPKFSLLGPLLAPKPVPEESPLPTPSTGSLLEGTRTPSPITGDQVDAGERQKEEETKGSEAGERVEEEEEEEELEEEEEEDNDKEEDQASGSSEALTDNSEPTEPQEETQSQDFLPQETSSDQGQGDDANAGGEEDEDEDCASSTTGSVSSRDDDNGEVFDPRTADSPLAPTTNGVRPGDMVTPARPRTTEDLFAAIHRSKRKVLGRKESSEDDKSQGHTPSPPVTPTGMTSPSLAASLPRPSGSIQRNLRKSATSSDTFKALLLKKGSRSETSFRMSAAEMLRSTDPRFQRTRSESSLDPPSSPTSPLSPCGSPGRGKRAAEEWHRGEGLALSAPSSPSSPMSFGGMRYGRSRTPPSAASSKYNARNRLLSSPMTVICEREGELAESEYADSPACRLSPLLHNSYNGTLSEEGSS
- the nhsl1b gene encoding NHS-like protein 1 isoform X5; translation: MFCLKAVSNLDEESKWTVHYTAPWHQQENVFLPGSRPPCVEDLHRQAKVNLKTALRECDKLRKDGFRSSQYYSQGPTFAGPEPPHSALQDDEDDKKSTASSAEDDKSLLCMTPQTPLEGEGPEADGQVVWTKAPPLPTPEEKMRQVAQAVPTDIIPINVTGATFDRQASIRRSLINTDTISRRPKKVKRRKTISGVPDNVNLELAAKGRGGELRPHSMFIPGQYSTLGRVGSVNSSLRRSDTRESGCQTEEVKIVPPSMRRIRAQRGQGIAAQMAGISTSSSTGNMSISSGDISGVLVLPPHLNGDAQRFHSLPRPGARVSLSADPIYSSTPIRPEVHTAPQRQIGKLQVDDTVVHLRNAPRTGTLPRPRSQEVRGSQTGEWGGGPACMVSPHAAYSTSVIPNATMSCSAEVITLRHSPGQPTQSPGPRPLSLASNADSLASTHSTTCPVLAPATPSESGRSDSSMHSASTVAATPPPSADDQWIYDTPENVVTPRRPLTSSCSTPINHLYSSLERSSRTTTTTDSSSLYSQDNDGYYTSMHLDSGLRSRNHGSGQGHGLAGGRASRHSMYECRELAHQDDGGSLYSDRSLSRSISLRKAKKPPLPPARTDSLRRKPGGKKPLGSVSAISGVGAGTNSAVLNETLIASLQQSLQMGLRGGKGKGASPSHSPCSDYDDPWVLRPRSQSSVSVASSAASLAANANGAAVANVYSLCHVTPAHSDTSSLRSDYAESWMYYMDYPRNHGEQGPHSPSRHATAAANSAHPGALQNGGVGVHNHSSSQGSAAPGQEGGVAVKPKTTTSSPDRVHRLTSPSSGYSSQSNTPTAGTPVPSFMRSTSPSGGRPKPKVPERKSSLLSSVSISSSSTSLSSNASDSLKNSGPAPPPPPPLPLSSAPQTPISPPPSFPPPLPPYCSPGSPPLPPAPPLPMTPEGTPMSPPPYSTSPDFPPPPPPEALMRPSISFNGCPPNQPPPPFASLAPCPPPPPPPPPAPAPAAPTATPFSLKAAKDALRPARPASTAGATSPVKEAGKLSKPLVTPFALQSVQLRSVRKPEQLVSSPDQPSAERAGGENIWTQKPSTPEKCRRPQLPSVLPLLNCSSPEENTHKSPSASPVTKLFEELSLNRSNTEVQPEDATLNGKHQEPSHCLSNGTTDDQDSQQSRFQSPPETPKSSTPKQKPPTISKKPKFSLLGPLLAPKPVPEESPLPTPSTGSLLEGTRTPSPITGDQVDAGERQKEEETKGSEAGERVEEEEEEEELEEEEEEDNDKEEDQASGSSEALTDNSEPTEPQEETQSQDFLPQETSSDQGQGDDANAGGEEDEDEDCASSTTGSVSSRDDDNGEVFDPRTADSPLAPTTNGVRPGDMVTPARPRTTEDLFAAIHRSKRKVLGRKESSEDDKSQGHTPSPPVTPTGMTSPSLAASLPRPSGSIQRNLRKSATSSDTFKALLLKKGSRSETSFRMSAAEMLRSTDPRFQRTRSESSLDPPSSPTSPLSPCGSPGRGKRAAEEWHRGEGLALSAPSSPSSPMSFGGMRYGRSRTPPSAASSKYNARNRLLSSPMTVICEREGELAESEYADSPACRLSPLLHNSYNGTLSEEGSS